From Quercus lobata isolate SW786 chromosome 11, ValleyOak3.0 Primary Assembly, whole genome shotgun sequence:
ggaatttttctttattaatttaagaaatgtaaattattttgtaaGTTTCAATAACTATGCACCTGCAGTGAGATGTTGACAatataagcatatatatatatatatatatatatatatggtattaacattttataaaaatctctcttataACCCAATAACATTCTATGTTAGACAACACTTCTAAATCTAAACTATAGAAAAATATAgaagttaaatatttcttcccattgtattttatttaattatgacagatctatattttttttaatgctaactAGCAAAATGTCTATAATATGCATATTATTGAcccaattttctatttctaaatttattagattttattatataaataacttttccgtgcatcgcacgggttaacgactagtttattctaaatttattaaaatatccatttttcttttttttttttagttaagttgtaaaaaatcattaatattcccctattggatttaaattttaattattttgaaaggATTATAAGGTTGGCTAGGTCTAGATTAGTCCACCATATTGTCTCATGTGAATAGTGGATTCCCTCTGTGAATCCCACGGATGAGACAATCCAAGAATTGAGTCGATCCATTTAGTACTTTCCCCAGATTTAGACATTATATATGGTGATAAGGATAAAATTGTATGGCATCATCATATGGTTTGGATTATTATTAACTTATTCTCCCACTTGACTGCTGATTGCTGACTGCTTAATTGTAAGAGCTCTCCCACTTGACTGCTGATTGCTGACTACTTAATTGTAAGAGCTCTTACAATTATTCTGTATGGTAACGTACGTGAGGAGGATATCCGAGTCAGCCGCCCAACaccttgtaattttttaaaatttatgatataATGATGTTTCGTCAAAAACCAGGATTTTGGACTAATTCAAAGTCTCAGATTCAGTCATTGTGGTTTTGGATGGATTATTGGcgtccaccaaaaaaaaagtagaactcaaggttgctacatacctaaataaaaaaatttaacgccaaaaacatatacattCAATCACAaccaacatttcaaaattacattttaaaaaaaaaaaaggatagttAAAGTGAtacattaaccaaaaaaaaatgtaaaactgaaggttgctacatacctaaataaaaaaataaaaaaaaataaaaaatttaatgccaaaaacatatacaatgatggtaaaaaaaaaaaaaaactttcttaaaaagaaaaaaaaaaatatgaagaagggaaaaaaaaagaagtgaagtaaggaaggagaaggaaatagtaattgATCATTTATAtgtaactatttttatttcaattcaaaatttttaaataaaatgtaaacaaaggCTATTAAAAGAGGTAAGGGAAGTCATACTGTTTAACTGCTTACGAATAATTTTGAATGCTTCTTTTGTAGCATAAGACAGTCTTGTCTTTGGATCACAATACCTACAACATGAAATGACAATTCATTAAGAAGTACAATGGTAGAGTATATGAAGGaaccatttatttcaaaattacattttaaaataaagaagaagaaaaaaaaaaaaaaagagttaatgtgatacatataaggaaaaaaaaaagtagaacttaaagaaagtctatcataaacaaaagaaaagaaaacaaagaggaacttgcaaaagatagaacctgaaaatttgttgaagcTCTGACAGTAAATGTCTTtaatctgaagaaaaagaaaggaggatatagagctaaactaaatgtcttcaatttgaagaagaatgagagagagaaagtgagacaGAAACTGCAAAGCATACGTGAGTTTGTGGTTTTAAAATgtaggagttttaatttatatatctatCACCGgtagttgaaaacttgtaagtggATATGATGAGGGTATCTTAGGTATAAAAAATATGGAATCCAAAcaggggaagccccttaaatagtagtatagataatagatgtcttctttctccaaaaaaaaaaaaaaaaaaccctatataCGTATCTTTGTTTGGCTAGAATTGGTGACAACCATATGGtttatatagattatataaaGTGACGTAGCTAATTTGGTATACGTTTAGCAGGTGGCATAGccaattttgtaaaattattgtcatACTActaaaatactttttaaaataatgtatttcTCTAGAAGGAATTTCATTATCTTATAACTAAAagacttcttaaaaaaatgcaaagaagtTTAGGCACTGCCAAaattcttacaaaaaaaaaaaaaaaaaaaattgaagaattaacacaaacaaaaataataaataagtgtTGTTATATCttactaataaaattttatcatgaTTTTTAGCTAATCCTATGACTTAagaaattttacatattttgacaaaagtaaaatataaaataacacATAGCATCACCAAAATTGACAAATTTTGTTATATCTTACTAATAGGATTTTATCATGATTTTTAGCTAATCCTATGACTTAAggaattttacatattttgacaaaaataaaatataaaataacccATAGCACCACCACAATTGACAAATTCTCATACATAAGCATGGGTTACATTCTAGTTTTTATAATGAATTGAACATACAATTCTACTTTCTTATATTTGTTGACTTTTGCAATTACATGTTCTTTGTAGCTACTAATACCGTAGATGATGAAGAATTTTGGTGAAACAAGGCACATCTTAGTACTTGAATTAATGATAAGGAAAAATAGGTGAGTCTCTATACATGGGTGCCAAATTTTGTAATTCGACTTTCAatgcaattgaattttttagagAGATACTTTATTAGATGATTAcatattcaaatatttgattttgtagtcaTGTACTGTCTACTAATTACATTTTACCATTTAGTAGCATAGCCAAagtttgtttttgaatttcaaaaaatgagCTAAAAATAACGGTGTGGTTGGATGAGATGGGAATAGGATTGTATTTGTTTGATCATATGTAACATGACttcaaaattgtaatttgcTTTAAATCTCAATTGTGCCAAAACCCAATTGCTGAAACAAATCCAAGATGCTGCCTTGGGTGTTAATGCATGGTGCAATGGTGAGTTCAAATCTTCTGTCCTATTCTTTTGGTTCCACTCTATActtcataaataaaaacatgtcaGATGTTTATCCATTTtattaaatactaaatttatgtcttctattatttcaattacctaaattaaataaaaataaaaacctatcaTATTCCCTTTGCCGGAAGCCAAGTGATAAGAGATAAGTTTAATCTCTTCTAAAGGATTACACATAAAGATAGTAATGTGCCGAAGTAATTCTTTTATTTCCGATCTATTTTGAATCCATTTGCTTCTTCCTTGGCCTAAAACGATCCAAACCAGTCCCTTGGTTCAAAACGGTCCAACCATGATCTCTATAACTCACTTGCAAAGATCATCATGTAATCTCCACGAACCATTCATTGCAACCATCTGCGATAACCTTGACCCAAATCGGTGCAACCAAACAACACCATGGGTTGCCACCATATTAGGGACATATTTTTCGCTGGAAAACTTGTTTTGCTCTAGTTGCCATCTTCTTCATGGGTTTGGGAGGAACGAAAGTAGAAGAGTGGTGAGTTTCGTCAGAGATGTTAGGCTTGGTGTCAATGGTTGGCCGTGACAATAGTGGCTTCCGGCGAAAGTGGTGGTGGGGCAGTAGGAATAtgatggtttatttatttatttatttattttaggtaacTGAATTAATAAAAGACATAAAattagtatttaatatttattttaggtaaCTGAATTAATAAAAGACATAAAATtagtatttaataaaatagactagcctttgagcacgcgcaaattagtatttaatatttattttaggtaaCTGAATTAATAAAAGACATAAAATtagtatttaataaaatagactagcctttgagcacgcgcaaattagtatttaatatttattttaggtaaCTGAATTAATAAAAGACATAAAATtagtatttaataaaatagactAGCCTTTGAGCACGCGCTTACGCTCGTACTcagaggcttttctattttttgggtaagggttaatttagagtatttattataatttgagattattacattttccaatcacaaaaaaaacctaggggtgcgATGAGTGTCATGTATGAAGAAATAATTTTCCcatcacacccctagatttttttgtgatgaaaaatttttgtgattggaaaattatttctccacacatgacactcatcacatccttaggtttttttttgtgattggaaaatgtaataatcccaaattataataaatgctctaaattaactcttacaaaaaaaatagaagagtctctgAACACGCGCTcacgcgtgctcagaggctagtacaTATAATAATTCTTGTAAAGTCTCTCACCCGAACTTATCTAATATTCCATTCCAATGACTCCTCAAtgcaatccaaaaagtttgtgTATACGTGAACCtgagagagataaaagaattagggttaaaccaagtatttaaaaaaataataataattaacaaacCAACATTAGCATACATGTTGTTAAAGATAATAGCTTAAGTTTgttagagtttgtgtttgattgaaattttgaTGAGATAATTTTTCCTGAAAATCCTATTAAAATTGTTCAGAATAAAGATACATATctaactccctacaaaataggacaactttCTGTTAGTTAACAAAGCAAACTCACCTcacgttctctctctctctctctctctctcttttcttttttcttttttcctttttttcttttatcaagatttattttttttattttttcaaacttcACTTTCCTTACTCACGTTTAAAATTATTCAATCACCaccaacatttcaaaattaatttaaaaagaaaaaagaaaaaaaagaaaaaaaagagagttaatgtgatacatttaaaaaaaaaaaaagtagaactcaaggttgctacatacctaaataaaaaaatttaacgccaaaaacatatacattCAGTCACAaccaacatttcaaaattacatttttaaaaaaaaaggaaaaaaaaaaggatagttAAAGTGAtacattaaccaaaaaaaaaaaatgtagaactcaaggttgctacatacctaaataaaaaaataaaaaaatttaatgccaaaaacatatacaatgatggtaaaaaaaaaaaaaaaaaaaaaaactttcttaaaaagaaaaagaaaatatgaagaagggaaaaaaaaaagaagtgaagtgaggaaggagaaggaaatagtaattgATCATTTATAtgtaactatttttatttcaattcaatttttttaaataaaatgtaaacaaaggCTATTAAAAGAGGTAAGGAAAGTCATACTGTTTAACTGTTTACGAATAATTTTGAATGCTTCTTTTGTAGCATAAGACAGTCCTGTCTTTGGATCACAATACCTACAACATGAAATGACAATTCATTAAGAAGTACAATGGTAGAGTATATAAAGGaaccatttatttcaaaattacattttaaaataaagaagaaggaaaaaaaaaaaaaaagagttaatgtgatacatataaggaaaaaaaaaaagtagaacttaaagaaagtctatcataaacaaaagaaaagaaaacaaagaggaatttgcaaaagatagaacctgaaaatttgttgaaacTCTGACAGTAAATGTCTTtaatctgaagaaaaagaaaggaggatatagagctaaactaaatgtcttcaatttgaagaagaatgagagagagaaagtgagacaGAAACTGCAAAACATACATGAGTTTGTGGTTTTAAAATgtaggagttttaatttatatatctatTCCCGgtagttgaaaacttgtaagtgAGTATGATGAGAGTATCTtaggtataaaaaaatatgaaatccaaacagGAGAAGCCcattaaataatagtataaacAAAGATggagtatatttttatttgtggagtagaTTTTGATAGCTGGGGATGTTTTACGCTGTAGTGTTACGAAAGTCAGATCATTTTCAAATGGATTTGGTCCAAGTCCTTAGTAGCAAGTCCTTATTTGAGTATTGGGCCCGAGAGACTAATGAAGTCCAAGAGGTTCATGGGCATTCGGCTCCAGATGGCCCAAGATTTTTTAACACTATTTCTGACCATAgggtaaaaattatataaaaatgacaAGAGTTTAAAccatgtttaattttttttttaataaataaaatcaatattcAGTGCACAAAACtccttttttattctaaaaaagaaaatccctTTTTGTAGCATTTAGAAAAggttatagttttttatttttatttttattttttattttttattttttattttttaaatgaagaggTTATAATAAGCAGTATTATACCATGTTttagataaaggaaaaaaaaaaatagttttgtcaattaaaaagtcaaatttatgaaattgtttcaatttgatTCTCTAACATCCAAGAAAGCCAACTTCATAGGGATGATACAAGCACCTCCATAAAACCTAAGCCACAGCACATCCTCAAGTCCATATATTGCATGATCCAATCAAGAATTTTCTAGTGTGTGTTCGTTATTAATCAACATTGATGATGCAAttccgggaaaaaaaattatgaaacatcAAGAAATAGGAATAAAGCAAACTTCAAGTGTTGAAGATgtaaaaacataaaatgatGATATATTCCTCACTAGCATGGCATGTGTCTCCAGACCACTAAACACAATTCATAGAACAAACCAAAGCTATGAGTAAGAAAAGAATAAACTAATTACACCACATGATAAACATTTATAATATGTTGGGATGAAAATTCTTTTATcagtatttaaaataaaaattctacatCATTTgctatatttagttatttactaatattccttTATTATTGGTGTTCTTTTACCTTGTAATTGTTACTTTAAGTGAACAATTGTGATGGAAATGTTTGTGCCATTATAAACTTTTATGATGATGAATGTATTACTTCAACTATTTTCTATTTCATATAACAACTGTAATATACTCTCAAATATTATTGTCTCctgtttattttatattacttCAATCTAACACAAACATCTTCACGTTATTACGATATTATATTATGTCACCCATTAATAAGACTCTAattgttgcttctttttttttttttttttaatatatattttaaaaaaatcaataacaaataGGATCCCGCTAACGAATGCCTACAATGATTAAACCTATTTCCTTTTATTCATCTACTTGTTCCACTGTGACTCTTGGCATGCATTCATTTTCCtgattttattattacttaACAGTTAATCAATTACCTAGGCTTTAGCTTCGATGACAAGAGGTACTATGGAGTGTGGTGCATTGACAGGAGTTTTGGATTGGGTCATATTTACAAGTCTAGGAGTTATTTGGTTCAAATTGTGCGCTTCGTAAAAATACTAAACCACAACATGGATAGCCCTCACGCATCCAAGAGTATCCTACGCTAAGAGTTATGCGGTTTAAGTGGGCCGGGTCACTTATCAAGTAAGACCCTTtttgatcattaaaaaaaaaaaaaattaaaaaaaatggaaccaCTTTGGGCCACAAGGTATTCTGGTGTGTTCTTTCAGTATCCTCTTATCCTTACTTCATCAACATTGGAGCATTTCTCACCCACCCTATAGCCTTCCTCGCTCTCTTACTTTCAGTGTTCCTTTTTGCCAACTAAGAAGAAATGGCCAAAGCAATCCTCTTTGGAGTTGCACAGAAAATGATTGAGAATTTGGGATCTCAGATTTTCCAGGAGATTGGATCGCTTTGGGGCCTTAAAGATGGGCTTCAAAGCATCAAGAGCGCTGTTTCCAGAATCCAAGCTGTACTTCAGGATGCAGCAGAGCAGCAAAACCACAACCATCAAGTCAGGGACTGGCTCGAAAAGCTCAAGGATGTTGTTTATGATGCTGATGACTTGCTGGGTGAAGTCTTCACTGAAGCTTCGCGGCGAAGAGCAAAGAGTGggaataaaatcaaaaaagagGTTCGCACTTTTTTTTCAAGTTCAAATCAAGTTGCTTTTCGTATTGAGATGAGTGGTAAAATAAAGGCGATGAGGAAGAAGCTAGATGCCGTAgcaaaagaaaacagagacttcAACTTGAAAGTAAGCCCGCCAGAGAAATATAGCTTGAATATGCAGAGGGAAGAGACTCACTCATTTGTACCTAATGAAAAAGTTATTGGGAGAGAAGGTGATAAAGAGGCCATCATAAAACTATTATTGGAGCCTAATAATGAAGAGAATCTTTCAGTTGTTCCCATAGTGGGAATTGGTGGGTTAGGAAAGACCACACTTGCTCAATTTGTATACAATGACGAGAACGTCAATAAACATTTTGAGCTAAAAATGTGGGTGTGTGTCTCTGATTCGTTTGAgttgaaaattattgttgaaaaaataattgCTTCTGCTACTGGTAAGAAGCCAGAAGACCTTCATATAGATCAACTGCAAAAGCTTCTTCGTgaaaatattgataaaaaaaaaaaaaaacttacttgtGTTGGATGATGTGTGGAATGAAAGTCATAACAAATGGGATGAATTGAAGCATCTTTTAATGGGTGGTGCAAAGGGAAGTAAGATTGTAATAACAACACGTGTCCAATTGGTTGCTGAGATTACAAGTCCAGTTTCAATATACACCCTTAAAGGTCTCTCTGAAGACGAATCTTGGTCTTTATTTGAACAAATAGCATTTAGAAAAGGATAAGAGACCAACAATCCTAGACTAAAAGAAATTGGAAAGGAAATTTTAGTCAGATGTCAGGGGGTACCCCTTGCCATAAAGTCCATTGGAAGTGTATTATGCTTAGAGAAAACTGAGTCTAAATAGTCACGTGTCAAGGATAATGTGCTTACAAATATACTTCAACCCGGGGATGACATATTTCCAATCCTAAAGTTGAGTTATGATCATTTGCTCTCACATTTAAAGAGTTGCTTTGCTTATTGCTCTGTGTTTCCAAAAGATTATGAAATAGAAAAGGAAATGGTGGTGCAACTATGGATAGTGCACGGGTTTATCCAATTCTCAAACACAAAACAACCATTAGAGGAGGTTGCTAATGAGTACTTCAAGGATCTGCTTTGGAGATCCTTCTTTGAAGAAGTAGGGGACATGTTTggaaatttaaaatacaaaatgcATGATCTAATTCATGATCTTGCAGAATCGGTTGCAATGGTAGACTGCAAGCTCGTTGATATGGACAGCAAAAATGTTGATGAAAAAATTCGTCATATATGTTGTCCATTTTTTATCGCCTTCTCTTGTAATGAGACTTTAAGCTTATTGGTTAAAGCAAAAAAGATGCGTACGCTTCTTCTAAGATCAAATAAGTATTGGTTAGATGAGCCAATGTTGAATACAATTACTTTGAATTTCAGAAGCTTGCGTGCATTAGGTGGAATGACGATCACAAGGGTACCAAATTCTATAGGGAACTTAATACATCTCAAATACCTTGATCTTTCTAGAAGCCATTGTATTGTCACTCTCCCTGAATCTATTACTAGACTATGGAATTTGCAAACATTGAAAGTCTTTTACTGCAGTAGGCTTGAAGAATTACCTAAAGACATTAAAGAATTAGTCAATCTCAAGCACCTTGATGACAATGAATGTGAATCTTTGAGTAATATGCCTCGTGGATTAGGGCAACTGACTTGTCTTCAAACATTACCATTATTCATTGTGAGCAAGGACTCTTCTTCCATCTCCAAGCACGTTGGTGGCCTAGGCGAATTAAACCAGCTAAACAACATCAGAGGAACACTAAAGATCACACATTTGGAGCGACTAGAAGGTGCTAACTCCATATGCAAGGCTGCAAATATAAGTGGAAAACAGCATCTTGAAGAGATGATGTTAAGATGGGATCAAGAAGGTAATATTAATAATGACGATGAGAAGTCATTAGATAGCCTCCAACCATATCAAAATCTCAAATATTTGTTGGTGGAAGGGTACGGGGGAGTGAGGTTTTCTAGTTGGCTTTCTTTGCTCCCCAATCTGgttgaaataataatattagatGGTAAAAGATGCCAACATTTGCCACGGTTATCTCAACTCCCCTTTTTACAATCTCTATGGCTTAATGTTATGGACGATTTGGAGTACATATCAGATGGTGATATAAGCGAGGAGGTACCTACTTCATCCACAGTGTCGTCAACACCATTCTTCCCATTGTTGAAGTTACTCTCAATCCGAAATTGCCCTAAGCTGAAGGGATGGGGGAGGAGTGCATCAATGCAAGATCATCATCACCACTCATTGCCTTCATTTCCTTGTCTTTCTTATTTAGAAATTGAGCATTGTCCTAATCTGACTTCCATGCCTCTATTTCCATATCTTGAAGAAGATTTATATTTGAATAATGTTAGCTTCATGCCTTTGCAAGAGACAATGGCAATGGCTTCGTTGCTGCCCCCCTCATCCCCTCTTTCTAAATTAAAGATTATGACTCTGGCTTTTAGAGAGGATGAAGTACCTCTGCTAGATGACTGGCCGTAAAATCTAATGTCTCTCAAGAAATTACAATTCTGGCGTTGCCCTGGACTAACATCTCTCTCTGAAGCTGTGCGATATCTCACCTCCCTCCGTTCTTTGGCTTTCCAAGAACTTTCGAAACTGGAGTCTCTCTCTGCAAGTCTTCAACATCTTACCAACCTGCAAGACCTCTACATTATAGACTGTCccaatttgatgattttgccgGAGTGGATTAGCAAGCTCACATCACTTGAAACACTTGACATTGATGGATGCCCTAATTTAGCATCACTTCCTGATGAATGGTAATGTCTTAGGTCTTTACAAAGGCTAAAAATTCCAGATTGTCCTCTCTTAGCAAAAAGGTGTGAAAAAGGAATTGGTGAGGATTGGTCCAAGATTGCTCACATCCCAAATATTAACCATACAATGTACATTAGTTTTTCGGTACATTCTCTAATCTCAATCCTCTAGTG
This genomic window contains:
- the LOC115967087 gene encoding putative disease resistance protein RGA4 gives rise to the protein MVVQLWIVHGFIQFSNTKQPLEEVANEYFKDLLWRSFFEEVGDMFGNLKYKMHDLIHDLAESVAMVDCKLVDMDSKNVDEKIRHICCPFFIAFSCNETLSLLVKAKKMRTLLLRSNKYWLDEPMLNTITLNFRSLRALGGMTITRVPNSIGNLIHLKYLDLSRSHCIVTLPESITRLWNLQTLKVFYCSRLEELPKDIKELVNLKHLDDNECESLSNMPRGLGQLTCLQTLPLFIVSKDSSSISKHVGGLGELNQLNNIRGTLKITHLERLEGANSICKAANISGKQHLEEMMLRWDQEGNINNDDEKSLDSLQPYQNLKYLLVEGYGGVRFSSWLSLLPNLVEIIILDGKRCQHLPRLSQLPFLQSLWLNVMDDLEYISDGDISEEVPTSSTVSSTPFFPLLKLLSIRNCPKLKGWGRSASMQDHHHHSLPSFPCLSYLEIEHCPNLTSMPLFPYLEEDLYLNNVSFMPLQETMAMASLLPPSSPLSKLKIMTLAFREDEVPLLDDWP
- the LOC115967676 gene encoding putative disease resistance protein RGA3, which encodes MAKAILFGVAQKMIENLGSQIFQEIGSLWGLKDGLQSIKSAVSRIQAVLQDAAEQQNHNHQVRDWLEKLKDVVYDADDLLGEVFTEASRRRAKSGNKIKKEVRTFFSSSNQVAFRIEMSGKIKAMRKKLDAVAKENRDFNLKVSPPEKYSLNMQREETHSFVPNEKVIGREGDKEAIIKLLLEPNNEENLSVVPIVGIGGLGKTTLAQFVYNDENVNKHFELKMWVCVSDSFELKIIVEKIIASATGKKPEDLHIDQLQKLLRENIDKKKKKLTCVG